Proteins from a single region of Streptomyces glaucescens:
- a CDS encoding trypsin-like peptidase domain-containing protein: protein MSALRGEAALESGLVRIRGTGRIVGAGFLVAPDIVCTCAHVVADALGLPRDTETAPEGTVLVEFPLARDADGAVPALTARVVSWQPVRADDSGDVALLRLDAPPRHARPVPLVDGTSVWGHAFRAYGFPDGGDHGIWANGTLRAAQGAGWVQMDAGPDSPHVTNGFSGAAVWDDEQGGVVGLAVAAGHGALAGTAFLVPSAALVDERVLRPTCPFRGLEVFEEEDAAFFHGRDDDIDRLAASIADRPLTVVVGPSGCGKSSLIRAGVLPRLRAGGTSVTLLRPVPGTEPHTLLAHALVPVLEPRVAEVDRLGRAQELARLLDGASGAPERADGGGDPQAVTAVRASLKERTGPGGHLVVVDQLEEYVDAAPSAARTLLRLLLALTGDPREDGGRGLRVVATARHESLGALLTSETSGSLSEAVVFLAPLDTANLHRAVTGPVDAVPGLWLAPGLAERIVEDAGQAPGRMPMVEFTLTRLWERRERSMLTHAAYDDLGGVAGTVAGYADEAYRRHVPESDEEVARRLFVQLARPDDQGGYARRAVPVNGLDPAAVALARRLARGKLVVMGRTLDGTEIVDLTHEALTRLWPRLRAWLDESRNFREWQEQLRADLARWEAKNREAGALQRGKTLAEAMEWLQSRPHDVTGDERTYIEAGRRYEQRTVRRLRAGGAVLLALLLVAGALGVVAWRSNQEVQDQLRVLAARALAEESGRRQAQEPATAVQLALAAWHADPTAPQAREALLGQYVRAQYVRGMYTGLWRGRVQELVATPDARTLVVRSKPDGEDPYEVSVVTGALDGRPRHHTLGGVPRTEQRGAVSADGRHYAVAMPDGTVWLWRLGRAGSAPKRLGERLTEEGDLVGARLDFSADGTRLLRQLNIHTRGRPDAKPRAVLDVWELDSLEPVPVADTVVSTAGNQTVRFGTDTDTVEVTTSDSDDARTPDGSVLRDLRTGRVLRELPYDDGSSERLAFDDATGAYGYESRDLSDGSLVDVALSRRGTDDTYVTRLPLDDEPGYSSVELAVGRSKDGGLTVLSPVGNTLVAARASAAPLPDRSMDATDSVLSPDGRRAAWLTDSALEVADLVGGGTATRALPRAYTEGGGRGLVWTPDGDRLVLFKEGETHLHVYGADALAEHVDVELDPDGASGGDHGRVSTVEALPDGDVVVLTRTGRLLTVDPQRGVRTAQPLAIERSSRPRTSLWARDQLAARPGHPHQVAVVTLNDRQQGRVQIWDVRARTRTHVLEGDEVNAVLDPEDPDNLAFSPDGRYLMVAHNDGRLHRWDVEKREVVGGSVVLETSDRLVGMTGDGTVITAEGDGGYELWDPDGVRIGTVPHHAYSGSVLRGTRLVMESEGLRSVFDVRPDAWFDHLCASVGRAFTEAERENLPPGTPSEPPCQDGSGRSFEKATGAVP, encoded by the coding sequence ATGTCGGCGTTACGGGGTGAAGCGGCGCTGGAGTCGGGTCTCGTCCGCATCCGCGGCACCGGCCGGATCGTGGGCGCCGGCTTTCTCGTGGCCCCGGACATCGTGTGCACCTGCGCGCACGTCGTCGCCGACGCGCTGGGGCTGCCGCGGGACACGGAGACCGCCCCCGAGGGGACCGTGCTCGTGGAGTTCCCGCTGGCGCGCGACGCGGACGGTGCCGTACCTGCCCTGACGGCCCGGGTGGTGTCCTGGCAGCCGGTGCGGGCGGACGACAGCGGCGACGTGGCCCTGCTGCGTCTCGACGCGCCGCCGCGGCACGCCCGCCCGGTCCCGCTCGTCGACGGCACGTCCGTCTGGGGACACGCGTTTCGCGCGTACGGCTTCCCGGACGGTGGTGATCATGGCATCTGGGCCAACGGCACCCTGCGCGCCGCCCAGGGCGCGGGCTGGGTGCAGATGGACGCCGGGCCCGACAGCCCGCACGTGACGAACGGCTTCAGCGGGGCGGCCGTGTGGGACGACGAGCAGGGCGGCGTCGTCGGCCTGGCGGTGGCCGCCGGGCACGGTGCCCTGGCGGGTACCGCCTTCCTGGTGCCCTCCGCCGCACTCGTGGACGAGCGGGTACTCCGTCCGACGTGTCCCTTCCGCGGCCTGGAGGTGTTCGAGGAGGAGGACGCCGCCTTCTTCCACGGCCGCGACGACGACATCGACCGGCTCGCCGCGTCGATCGCCGACCGCCCGCTCACCGTCGTCGTGGGGCCCTCCGGATGCGGCAAGTCCTCACTGATCCGCGCCGGTGTACTGCCTCGGCTGCGGGCCGGCGGCACCAGCGTCACCCTGCTGCGTCCCGTACCGGGCACGGAGCCGCACACGCTGCTGGCACACGCGCTGGTGCCCGTGCTCGAACCCCGCGTCGCGGAGGTCGACCGCCTGGGTCGCGCCCAAGAACTGGCACGGCTGCTGGACGGCGCGTCCGGGGCCCCGGAACGGGCGGACGGGGGCGGGGACCCGCAGGCCGTGACCGCCGTACGCGCCTCGCTCAAGGAGCGCACCGGCCCGGGCGGGCACCTCGTCGTCGTGGACCAGCTGGAGGAGTACGTCGACGCCGCACCGTCCGCGGCGCGTACCCTGCTCCGCCTGCTGCTGGCCCTCACCGGTGACCCGCGTGAGGACGGCGGCCGCGGTCTGCGTGTCGTGGCAACGGCGCGTCACGAGTCCCTGGGCGCACTGCTCACCTCCGAGACGTCCGGCTCGTTGAGCGAGGCCGTCGTCTTCCTGGCGCCGCTCGACACGGCGAACCTCCACCGTGCGGTCACGGGGCCCGTGGACGCCGTACCGGGTCTGTGGCTGGCGCCGGGGCTCGCCGAGCGCATCGTCGAGGACGCCGGCCAGGCACCCGGCCGGATGCCGATGGTGGAGTTCACCCTGACCAGGCTGTGGGAACGGCGCGAGCGTTCCATGCTCACCCACGCCGCGTACGACGATCTCGGCGGAGTGGCCGGCACCGTCGCGGGCTACGCCGACGAGGCGTACCGAAGACATGTGCCCGAGTCCGACGAGGAGGTGGCCCGGCGGCTGTTCGTGCAGCTCGCACGGCCTGACGACCAGGGCGGGTACGCGCGGCGCGCCGTCCCGGTGAACGGCCTCGACCCCGCCGCCGTGGCACTGGCCCGGCGGCTCGCTCGCGGCAAACTGGTCGTCATGGGCCGCACCCTCGACGGCACCGAGATCGTCGACCTCACCCACGAGGCCCTCACCCGGCTGTGGCCCAGGCTGCGCGCCTGGCTCGACGAGAGCCGCAACTTCCGGGAGTGGCAGGAACAGCTCCGCGCGGACTTGGCACGCTGGGAGGCGAAGAACCGGGAGGCGGGCGCCCTCCAGCGCGGCAAGACCCTGGCCGAGGCCATGGAGTGGCTCCAGTCGCGGCCCCACGACGTGACCGGGGACGAGCGGACCTACATCGAGGCGGGCCGCCGCTACGAGCAGCGGACGGTCCGCAGGCTGCGCGCCGGTGGCGCGGTGCTGCTGGCGCTGCTGCTGGTGGCCGGCGCGCTGGGCGTGGTCGCGTGGCGCAGCAACCAGGAGGTGCAGGACCAGCTGCGGGTCCTCGCCGCCCGCGCGCTCGCCGAGGAGTCCGGCCGCCGGCAGGCTCAGGAACCCGCGACCGCCGTGCAGTTGGCGCTCGCCGCCTGGCATGCCGACCCGACGGCGCCGCAGGCACGGGAGGCGCTGCTCGGTCAGTACGTGCGCGCTCAGTACGTACGCGGCATGTACACGGGGCTGTGGCGGGGCCGCGTCCAGGAGCTGGTCGCCACCCCTGACGCCCGCACCCTCGTCGTGCGCTCCAAGCCCGACGGTGAGGACCCGTACGAGGTGTCGGTCGTCACCGGGGCGCTGGACGGCCGTCCACGCCACCACACCCTCGGCGGCGTGCCCAGGACCGAGCAGCGCGGCGCCGTCAGCGCAGACGGGCGGCACTACGCCGTGGCCATGCCGGACGGAACGGTGTGGTTGTGGCGCCTGGGCAGGGCCGGCAGCGCGCCGAAGCGGCTCGGCGAGCGGCTCACGGAGGAGGGCGACCTCGTCGGCGCTCGGCTCGACTTCAGCGCGGACGGCACCCGGCTGCTGCGGCAGTTGAACATCCACACCCGTGGCCGCCCGGACGCGAAGCCGAGGGCCGTCCTCGACGTATGGGAGCTGGACAGCCTGGAACCCGTGCCGGTGGCGGACACGGTGGTGTCGACCGCCGGAAACCAGACCGTGCGCTTCGGCACGGACACCGACACGGTCGAGGTGACCACCAGTGACTCCGACGACGCCCGCACGCCCGACGGGTCCGTGCTGCGCGACCTGCGCACGGGACGCGTCCTGCGCGAACTGCCCTACGACGACGGCTCCTCGGAGCGCCTGGCCTTCGACGACGCCACGGGCGCCTACGGCTACGAGAGTCGAGACCTCTCGGACGGCAGTTTGGTCGACGTCGCCCTCAGCAGGCGCGGCACCGACGACACGTACGTGACCCGCCTGCCGCTGGACGACGAACCCGGTTACAGCTCCGTCGAACTGGCCGTCGGCCGGAGCAAGGACGGCGGACTGACCGTCCTCTCCCCCGTCGGGAACACCCTGGTCGCGGCCCGTGCGTCCGCCGCCCCCCTGCCCGACCGGTCCATGGACGCCACCGACTCGGTGCTGTCACCGGACGGCCGCAGGGCCGCGTGGCTGACGGACAGCGCCCTGGAGGTGGCGGACCTGGTGGGCGGCGGCACCGCCACCCGCGCCCTGCCCCGCGCGTACACCGAGGGCGGAGGCCGAGGGCTGGTGTGGACCCCGGACGGGGACAGACTCGTGCTCTTCAAGGAGGGCGAGACACACCTTCACGTGTACGGGGCCGACGCGCTGGCGGAGCACGTCGACGTGGAGCTGGACCCGGACGGCGCCTCCGGCGGCGACCACGGCCGGGTCAGCACGGTCGAAGCCCTGCCCGACGGGGACGTCGTCGTCCTCACTCGGACGGGCCGTCTGCTCACCGTGGATCCGCAGCGGGGCGTGCGCACCGCACAACCGCTGGCCATCGAGCGTTCGTCGCGTCCCCGGACGTCCCTGTGGGCCAGGGACCAGCTCGCGGCCCGGCCCGGCCACCCGCACCAGGTCGCCGTCGTGACCTTGAACGACCGGCAGCAGGGGCGGGTCCAGATCTGGGACGTACGGGCGCGGACGCGGACGCACGTCCTGGAGGGCGACGAGGTGAACGCGGTCCTCGATCCGGAGGACCCCGACAACCTGGCCTTCTCACCGGACGGCCGCTACCTGATGGTGGCCCACAACGACGGCAGGCTGCACCGGTGGGACGTCGAGAAACGCGAAGTCGTCGGTGGCTCGGTCGTGCTTGAGACGAGCGACCGCCTCGTGGGCATGACCGGCGACGGGACGGTGATCACGGCCGAGGGAGACGGCGGTTACGAGCTGTGGGACCCCGACGGCGTCCGGATCGGCACCGTTCCCCACCACGCCTACTCGGGCTCGGTCCTGCGAGGTACGCGGCTCGTCATGGAGAGCGAGGGGCTGCGCTCCGTGTTCGACGTGCGCCCGGACGCTTGGTTCGACCACCTCTGCGCGAGCGTCGGCCGTGCCTTCACCGAGGCGGAACGCGAGAACCTCCCTCCCGGCACCCCGTCGGAGCCCCCCTGCCAGGACGGATCCGGACGGTCGTTCGAGAAGGCGACGGGGGCCGTACCGTAG
- a CDS encoding CU044_2847 family protein has translation MREAGVVTRIGEMKLSDGTAVRVEVDGQQDSGIGRVGRGSASDVVRGSADTLQEALAHIRPAVEAVADSVRGLASRPDSVSVEFGIKLSAEAGVVVAKAASEANFAVRLEWDARDPG, from the coding sequence GTGCGGGAGGCGGGCGTCGTGACCCGGATCGGCGAGATGAAGCTCAGTGACGGGACCGCGGTGCGGGTCGAGGTCGACGGGCAGCAGGACAGCGGGATCGGCCGGGTGGGCCGCGGGTCGGCCTCCGACGTCGTCCGGGGCTCCGCGGACACCCTGCAGGAGGCGCTGGCGCACATCAGGCCGGCGGTCGAGGCGGTCGCCGACAGCGTGCGGGGCCTGGCCAGCCGGCCCGACTCGGTGAGCGTGGAGTTCGGGATCAAACTGTCCGCCGAGGCGGGCGTCGTGGTGGCGAAGGCGGCGAGCGAGGCCAACTTCGCCGTCCGTCTGGAGTGGGACGCACGAGACCCGGGATAA
- a CDS encoding VOC family protein — MSTIQPVIVTADLEALLGFYTELFGAEEIFRVPAQGPVFYLGLRIGDTDLGLVARANPGTGSTSRILLSIGVGDVDGTLGRVESLGGSVRSGPNDMPWGQRVAHIQDPDGNPVNLTQAIPAR; from the coding sequence ATGTCCACCATCCAGCCCGTCATCGTGACCGCCGACCTGGAGGCCCTGCTCGGCTTCTACACGGAACTGTTCGGCGCTGAGGAGATCTTCCGGGTGCCGGCGCAAGGCCCCGTCTTCTACCTCGGCCTGCGTATCGGCGACACCGACCTCGGGCTGGTGGCCAGGGCGAACCCGGGGACCGGGTCGACGTCGCGGATCCTGCTCAGCATCGGGGTCGGCGATGTCGACGGGACGCTCGGCCGGGTGGAGTCGCTGGGCGGCTCGGTCCGCAGCGGCCCCAACGACATGCCGTGGGGACAGCGCGTCGCCCACATCCAGGATCCCGACGGCAACCCGGTGAACCTCACGCAGGCGATCCCTGCCCGGTGA
- a CDS encoding MFS transporter, whose amino-acid sequence MTVGKTNSPASGRLAAWIVSAGVFVVNLDLFIVNVAVPSLSSSFDGASLASLSWVLNAYAIVFAALLVVAGRLADRYGHRNGFLLGLAVFTVASVLCALAPGAGWLIAARVLQAAGAATLMPTSLALLLVNTPAERRPRAIRGWAAIGGIAAGLGPVAGGLLVQADWRWIFLVNVPVGVAGLAAGARALPDARPDREGPLPDLAGAALLTLGIGALALGLVKAEAWGWSSPGVVGALAAAAVLGAAFWMRSARHAAPVVELPLLRVPAFTVATVAALLFTVAFAAMLLTSVLWCQQVWGYSAIRTGLAIAPGPLAVPVLAMTLGPVVQRIGAGRTAALGCLLFAGGLLWWALALGPDSQYATTFLPGMLITGIGVGFALPTLVGAAAAALPPHRFATGSAVTTMARQTGSVLGVAVMVTLLGEPRTAHAALAGFRHGWAAAAAAAGIAAVAAFCLHRPTAAAPRPPAESPVAEVR is encoded by the coding sequence GTGACAGTTGGAAAAACAAACTCACCTGCCTCTGGGCGCCTTGCCGCCTGGATCGTCTCGGCCGGCGTCTTCGTCGTGAACCTGGACCTGTTCATCGTCAATGTGGCCGTCCCCTCCCTCAGCAGCTCCTTCGACGGTGCCTCGCTCGCCTCGCTGTCCTGGGTGCTCAACGCCTACGCGATCGTCTTCGCCGCACTGCTCGTCGTGGCCGGCCGGCTCGCCGACCGGTACGGCCACCGCAACGGCTTCCTGCTCGGGCTCGCCGTCTTCACTGTGGCCTCCGTGCTCTGCGCCCTCGCACCCGGCGCCGGCTGGCTGATCGCCGCCCGGGTGCTGCAGGCCGCCGGAGCCGCCACCCTCATGCCGACATCGCTCGCGCTGCTGCTCGTCAACACCCCGGCCGAACGCCGCCCCCGGGCCATCCGGGGATGGGCGGCCATCGGCGGCATCGCGGCGGGTCTGGGGCCCGTGGCCGGTGGACTGCTCGTACAGGCCGACTGGCGCTGGATCTTCCTCGTCAACGTGCCGGTCGGCGTGGCCGGCCTGGCAGCCGGAGCGCGCGCGCTGCCCGATGCCCGCCCGGACCGGGAAGGACCACTGCCGGACCTCGCGGGCGCCGCCCTGCTCACCCTCGGGATCGGCGCACTGGCTCTCGGCCTGGTCAAGGCCGAGGCCTGGGGCTGGAGTTCACCCGGTGTCGTCGGCGCCCTCGCCGCCGCGGCCGTACTCGGCGCGGCCTTCTGGATGCGGTCGGCCCGCCATGCCGCACCGGTGGTCGAACTGCCGCTGCTGCGCGTCCCCGCCTTCACCGTCGCCACCGTCGCGGCGCTGCTCTTCACCGTCGCCTTCGCCGCGATGCTGCTCACCTCAGTGCTGTGGTGCCAGCAGGTCTGGGGCTACTCGGCGATCCGCACCGGGCTGGCGATCGCACCGGGACCACTGGCCGTACCCGTGCTCGCCATGACCCTGGGGCCGGTCGTACAGCGCATCGGCGCGGGGCGGACGGCGGCGCTCGGCTGCCTGCTGTTCGCCGGAGGTCTCCTCTGGTGGGCTCTCGCACTCGGTCCCGACTCGCAGTACGCGACCACCTTCCTCCCCGGCATGCTGATCACCGGCATCGGAGTGGGTTTCGCCCTGCCGACCCTGGTCGGCGCGGCCGCCGCGGCCCTCCCGCCGCACCGCTTCGCCACCGGGTCGGCCGTCACCACGATGGCCCGCCAGACGGGTTCCGTGCTGGGCGTTGCCGTCATGGTCACCCTCCTCGGCGAACCGCGCACCGCGCACGCCGCGCTCGCCGGGTTCCGTCACGGCTGGGCCGCGGCCGCGGCGGCCGCCGGCATCGCAGCCGTGGCGGCGTTCTGTCTGCACCGACCCACAGCCGCTGCGCCTCGGCCTCCGGCGGAAAGCCCGGTCGCCGAAGTCCGGTGA
- a CDS encoding winged helix-turn-helix transcriptional regulator — MSRSHTRVTEALRDEACPVTEVLDRVAGKWSIGVLIAAAHGPVRFTELERAIHGISRRMLTLNLRRLERDGLLVRTVYPTVPPKVEYSLTPMARELHASLTGLVGWAERHRSAIAEARAAYDAAAEQSPDVG, encoded by the coding sequence GTGTCACGCAGTCACACTCGTGTTACCGAGGCGCTGAGAGACGAGGCCTGCCCTGTCACCGAGGTGCTCGACCGCGTGGCGGGCAAGTGGAGCATCGGGGTTCTGATCGCCGCTGCCCACGGCCCGGTCCGCTTCACCGAACTGGAACGCGCCATCCATGGCATCAGCCGGCGGATGCTCACCCTCAATCTGCGCAGGCTGGAGCGGGACGGACTGCTCGTTCGCACCGTGTATCCGACCGTGCCGCCCAAGGTCGAGTACAGCCTCACGCCCATGGCCCGGGAGCTCCACGCTTCGCTGACCGGGCTGGTGGGCTGGGCCGAGCGGCATCGGTCTGCGATCGCCGAGGCGCGCGCCGCCTACGACGCCGCGGCGGAGCAGAGCCCCGACGTCGGATGA
- a CDS encoding zinc-binding dehydrogenase: MSVRALVVDPSASAAVRLAEVPDPVPGPDQVLVDVSHASLNYGDLNDARSGRVPLGAVLGSDAAGVVVQAAADGTGPAVGTQVVALTTGAFAERVAIDVGALAEVPKGLDLAKAVALPVAGVAALRSLRAAGLGPDKRVLVTGASGGVGRFAVQLAARAGAHVTASVGSAARGEGLAEAGADEVLIGLEGLRRPVDVVIDSVGGPQLVAAWNLLAPGGSVQSVGWTSGEPAAFPPYATVGPAKSLTSFVIEGDVGADLAVLTGLAAEGSLTVEIGWQGSWARFEEAAEALRGRRISGKAVLEVASGQLQAPLPSPQD; encoded by the coding sequence GTGTCTGTTCGTGCTCTCGTCGTCGATCCGTCCGCATCCGCCGCCGTCCGCCTCGCCGAGGTACCCGACCCCGTGCCTGGGCCGGACCAGGTCCTGGTGGACGTCTCCCACGCCTCGTTGAACTACGGCGACCTCAACGACGCCCGCTCCGGACGGGTCCCCCTGGGTGCGGTGCTCGGTTCGGACGCCGCCGGAGTGGTCGTGCAGGCTGCAGCGGACGGAACCGGCCCTGCGGTGGGCACCCAGGTGGTGGCCCTGACCACGGGGGCGTTCGCCGAGCGCGTCGCGATCGACGTGGGTGCGCTCGCCGAGGTGCCGAAGGGCCTGGACCTGGCGAAGGCGGTCGCTCTGCCGGTCGCCGGAGTCGCAGCACTGCGCTCGCTGCGGGCCGCCGGACTCGGACCGGACAAGAGGGTGCTGGTCACCGGGGCCTCCGGCGGGGTCGGCCGGTTCGCCGTCCAGCTCGCGGCGCGGGCCGGTGCCCACGTGACCGCGTCCGTGGGCTCGGCAGCGCGCGGGGAGGGTCTGGCCGAAGCAGGCGCGGACGAGGTGCTGATCGGACTGGAAGGACTTCGGCGACCGGTCGACGTGGTCATCGACAGCGTCGGCGGCCCCCAACTGGTCGCGGCATGGAACCTGCTCGCTCCGGGGGGCAGCGTGCAGAGCGTCGGCTGGACGTCCGGGGAGCCGGCGGCCTTTCCGCCGTATGCGACGGTCGGCCCGGCCAAGTCGCTGACGTCCTTCGTCATCGAAGGCGATGTCGGCGCGGACCTGGCCGTTCTCACCGGGCTGGCCGCCGAAGGGTCCCTCACCGTCGAGATCGGCTGGCAAGGATCCTGGGCCCGCTTCGAGGAGGCGGCCGAGGCGCTGCGCGGACGACGGATCTCCGGAAAAGCGGTCCTGGAGGTGGCGTCCGGTCAGCTGCAGGCCCCGCTTCCCTCTCCGCAGGACTGA
- a CDS encoding thermonuclease family protein: MAMLLIKGSFRVNGGSKPDGDTLPFIPDDVADWKLVGGRARIVPKADGRANVRLEGVDALETHYDGIYGPERRQPRKFADEAGDELLTWLGFTSVERHENHTVKTVPDKVSGFILTSGADAYGRCVALVCKGTAPVYSGYEFTPNEEFLRERTVNHHLVESGLAYPMFYPGLPGYLRDVLRTAAMEARAAKKGVWRVDRTYDGTVVDDIDSITDTPTGQVLLPKLFRRLTDYLDSRTGSSLDGFEAYLAGAADQYRVLPDGKTVTGLHNLVTVSQGGSLKMIERTENLLFLDK; this comes from the coding sequence ATGGCCATGTTGCTGATCAAAGGCTCGTTCCGGGTGAACGGCGGTTCCAAGCCCGACGGGGACACTCTTCCCTTCATCCCCGACGACGTGGCGGACTGGAAGCTCGTCGGCGGCCGCGCCAGGATCGTCCCCAAGGCCGACGGTCGCGCGAACGTGCGCCTGGAAGGCGTCGACGCGTTGGAGACCCACTACGACGGCATCTACGGCCCCGAGCGTCGCCAGCCGCGGAAGTTCGCCGACGAGGCCGGTGACGAGCTCCTGACCTGGCTCGGGTTCACCAGCGTCGAGCGCCACGAGAACCACACCGTCAAGACCGTTCCCGACAAGGTGTCCGGCTTCATCCTCACCAGCGGCGCCGACGCCTACGGCCGCTGCGTGGCCCTGGTCTGCAAAGGCACCGCGCCCGTCTACAGCGGCTACGAGTTCACGCCGAACGAGGAGTTCCTGAGGGAGAGGACCGTCAACCACCACCTGGTCGAGAGCGGGCTGGCGTACCCGATGTTCTACCCCGGGCTGCCCGGCTACCTGCGTGACGTCCTCAGGACGGCGGCAATGGAGGCGCGCGCGGCGAAGAAGGGGGTATGGCGCGTCGACAGGACCTACGACGGGACAGTGGTCGACGACATCGACTCGATCACGGACACCCCGACCGGCCAGGTGCTCCTTCCCAAGCTGTTCCGCCGGCTCACGGACTACCTGGACTCCAGGACCGGCTCCTCGCTCGACGGGTTCGAGGCCTACCTGGCCGGTGCCGCTGACCAGTACCGCGTCCTGCCCGACGGCAAGACCGTCACCGGACTGCACAACCTGGTCACGGTGTCCCAAGGCGGCTCCCTGAAGATGATCGAGCGCACCGAGAACCTGCTCTTCCTGGACAAGTGA
- a CDS encoding metallophosphoesterase family protein: MLNRVAVLSDIHGVLPALEAVLAEPDVVTADRIVLTGDIAAGPQPTQVLDLLTSLGDRVSWISGNADRELLEYRRGQRSTIPDPIAPWAAEQLREEHLDLLDSLPRSLSLSVKGLEKVLFCHATPRDDEEVVLVDSRLDRWKEVFDGLDTGIRTVVCGHTHMPFVRLAHGRLVINPGSIGMPYGRTGAHWALLGPGVELRTTHFDIQAAATRLSRESSYPDITEWTDYFLHARASDADALAAFAPRDGRDHSP; the protein is encoded by the coding sequence ATGCTGAACCGAGTAGCCGTCCTGTCCGACATTCACGGAGTCCTGCCGGCCCTGGAGGCCGTGCTCGCCGAACCAGACGTCGTCACAGCCGACCGCATCGTACTCACGGGGGATATTGCCGCCGGCCCGCAACCGACCCAGGTTCTCGACCTGCTGACCAGCCTCGGCGATCGCGTCTCCTGGATCAGCGGCAACGCCGACCGCGAACTCCTCGAGTACCGCCGGGGGCAGCGCAGCACGATCCCCGATCCCATCGCCCCCTGGGCAGCCGAACAACTCCGCGAGGAACACCTCGACCTGCTGGACTCGTTGCCACGATCACTCTCCCTGTCCGTGAAGGGCCTGGAAAAGGTCCTGTTCTGCCATGCCACCCCTCGCGATGACGAGGAAGTCGTCCTGGTCGACTCCCGCCTCGACCGCTGGAAGGAGGTCTTCGACGGACTTGACACCGGCATCCGCACCGTGGTCTGCGGCCACACTCACATGCCGTTCGTTCGCCTCGCCCACGGCCGGCTCGTGATCAACCCCGGCAGTATCGGCATGCCTTACGGGAGGACCGGAGCGCACTGGGCCCTCCTGGGACCGGGCGTCGAGCTCCGCACCACGCACTTCGACATCCAGGCCGCAGCCACCCGGCTCAGCCGGGAATCCTCCTACCCGGACATCACCGAGTGGACCGACTACTTCCTGCATGCTCGCGCGTCCGACGCCGACGCCCTCGCAGCTTTCGCCCCACGGGACGGCCGCGACCACAGCCCGTGA
- a CDS encoding dienelactone hydrolase family protein, which produces MTTVATRTIEYAADGLTMIGHLALPAGVGRRPAVLVGPEGVGLSDVERRRADALAELGYVALAFDLHGGRYLSDPQEMLARCMPLLADPDRMRGIGHAALDVLRAEPRTDPDRIAAIGYGTGGAIALELGRDGVDLRAIATVNGLTTGRPGETARIHCPVWAGVGSEDPIMPPAQRDAFTAEMQAAGVDWRLVVYGGALHAFHHPPVDHSVLPGVGHHPRHAQRAWQDIVGLLAECLPMTE; this is translated from the coding sequence ATGACGACAGTTGCAACACGCACGATCGAGTACGCGGCCGACGGCCTGACGATGATCGGGCACCTCGCGCTCCCGGCCGGTGTCGGCCGCCGGCCCGCGGTCCTGGTCGGGCCCGAGGGGGTAGGCCTCAGCGACGTCGAGCGCCGCCGGGCCGATGCGCTCGCCGAGCTGGGATACGTGGCGCTGGCCTTCGACCTCCACGGCGGCCGCTACTTGAGTGACCCTCAGGAGATGTTGGCCCGTTGCATGCCGCTGCTCGCCGACCCCGACCGGATGCGAGGCATCGGCCACGCGGCGCTCGACGTGCTCCGCGCCGAGCCGCGGACCGACCCGGACCGGATCGCAGCCATCGGTTACGGCACCGGGGGCGCCATCGCGCTGGAACTCGGGCGTGACGGCGTCGACCTGCGCGCCATCGCGACAGTCAACGGACTGACCACGGGGCGACCAGGCGAGACGGCGCGCATTCACTGCCCGGTGTGGGCCGGCGTCGGGTCGGAAGACCCGATCATGCCGCCCGCGCAACGGGACGCCTTCACCGCCGAGATGCAGGCCGCGGGCGTCGACTGGCGCCTCGTGGTCTACGGCGGCGCCTTGCACGCCTTCCATCACCCACCGGTCGACCACAGCGTGCTTCCCGGGGTCGGTCATCACCCTCGGCACGCGCAGCGGGCTTGGCAGGACATCGTCGGCCTGCTCGCCGAGTGCCTGCCCATGACGGAGTGA